One window of Rasiella rasia genomic DNA carries:
- a CDS encoding ABC transporter ATP-binding protein, translated as MEKLLVAENVSKAFGEFKALNNVSIEVPKGSVFGLLGPNGAGKTTLIRIINQITMPDTGKVFLDGELLRPEHIQNIGYLPEERGLYKSMKVGEQALYLAQLKGLSKAEAKTRLKYWFDRLEIGDWWNKKIQELSKGMAQKIQFVVTVLHEPKLLIFDEPFSGFDPINANLIKDEILKLRDDGATVIFSTHRMESVEEMCDHIALINKSNKILDGRLIDIKRAYKNNTYEVGLVTENHDTVSAQLKERFELSPASFKTINNELQYKIKIPENATANELVSFLTQHGQLTHFVEVIPSASDIFIETVNNN; from the coding sequence CGTCTCTATTGAAGTGCCAAAAGGAAGCGTTTTTGGACTTTTAGGTCCAAATGGGGCAGGAAAAACAACCCTTATACGTATCATTAACCAGATAACTATGCCAGATACAGGTAAGGTTTTCTTAGATGGAGAGCTTCTTCGGCCAGAGCACATACAAAATATTGGGTATTTACCAGAAGAACGTGGCTTGTACAAGTCTATGAAAGTAGGTGAGCAGGCCTTGTATCTTGCACAATTAAAAGGACTATCTAAGGCTGAGGCAAAAACCCGATTAAAATACTGGTTTGACCGTTTAGAAATTGGAGATTGGTGGAATAAAAAGATTCAAGAGCTCTCTAAAGGAATGGCTCAAAAAATTCAATTTGTTGTAACTGTTTTACACGAACCTAAATTGCTCATTTTTGATGAGCCTTTTAGTGGTTTCGACCCCATTAACGCGAATTTAATTAAAGACGAAATTTTAAAACTTAGAGACGATGGTGCAACAGTTATCTTCTCTACCCATAGAATGGAATCTGTAGAGGAAATGTGTGATCATATAGCCTTAATTAATAAGTCGAATAAAATATTAGATGGAAGGCTAATTGATATTAAAAGAGCTTATAAAAATAATACTTATGAGGTTGGACTGGTAACAGAGAATCATGATACTGTTTCTGCACAATTGAAAGAGCGATTTGAGCTATCACCTGCTTCTTTTAAAACCATTAATAATGAACTACAGTACAAAATAAAAATTCCTGAAAATGCTACAGCCAATGAATTGGTGAGTTTCCTTACACAACATGGACAGCTTACACATTTTGTAGAAGTGATACCTTCTGCTAGCGATATCTTTATTGAAACTGTAAATAACAACTAA
- a CDS encoding ABC transporter permease, with the protein MNHLSLIIKREYLTKVRNKSFIIMTFLSPLIMVGLFTLVGYLSQLNSDKVRVISVLDQSGLFVEQFESSDNLKYETLEGLTLSEAKKITEENGDYGLLYIPNNNNIDELAKSITFYSEDSPSLGTLNDIERAIRDKANTIKLTEANIDAERIKELRVTVDTQLETFKGEETSKLGSGIKLVFGGLAGYLLFMFIIIYGNMIMRSVIEEKTSRIIEVIVSSVKPIKLLLGKIIGTSLAGVTQFGAWVVVMGILSAIIPLVFGIDITAMQEQQMQAVSQASESGIESIIAEGYIEIQKLPIANLIVMFLFFFVGGYLLYASLYAAIGAAVDSETDTQQFMLPLLMPLILAVYVGFFTVIDNPHGTVSQVFSYIPFTSPVVMLMRIPFGVPLWQQIISLVILFATFIGTVWFAAKIYRVGILMYGKKASYKELAKWLKY; encoded by the coding sequence ATGAACCACTTATCACTTATTATAAAAAGAGAATATCTTACAAAGGTTCGAAATAAATCGTTCATTATCATGACGTTTTTAAGTCCGCTAATAATGGTAGGTCTCTTTACATTGGTGGGTTATTTGTCTCAACTAAACAGTGATAAAGTGCGAGTAATTTCCGTGCTAGATCAAAGCGGGTTGTTTGTAGAACAATTTGAAAGTTCAGATAATTTAAAATATGAAACTTTAGAAGGGTTAACGCTTTCCGAAGCAAAAAAAATAACAGAAGAAAATGGAGACTACGGTCTGCTCTACATTCCTAACAACAACAATATAGACGAACTGGCCAAAAGCATAACCTTTTATTCTGAAGATTCGCCATCGCTTGGTACCTTAAACGATATTGAAAGAGCCATACGCGACAAGGCAAACACGATAAAACTAACTGAAGCAAATATTGATGCGGAGCGAATTAAAGAATTACGCGTAACCGTAGATACCCAACTAGAAACCTTTAAAGGTGAAGAAACCTCTAAGTTGGGCTCAGGAATTAAGTTGGTCTTTGGCGGACTAGCAGGCTATTTGTTATTTATGTTTATCATTATCTACGGAAATATGATAATGCGAAGTGTTATAGAAGAAAAAACAAGTCGCATAATAGAGGTAATTGTATCTTCGGTAAAACCAATTAAATTATTGCTTGGAAAGATAATTGGCACCTCTCTTGCCGGCGTTACACAGTTTGGTGCCTGGGTTGTGGTCATGGGAATACTTTCTGCTATTATACCTCTTGTTTTTGGAATTGATATCACCGCAATGCAAGAGCAACAAATGCAGGCTGTCTCTCAAGCCTCAGAATCTGGAATTGAGTCAATCATTGCTGAAGGCTATATAGAAATTCAAAAATTACCGATTGCCAATTTAATAGTAATGTTTCTTTTCTTTTTTGTGGGAGGATATCTCTTATATGCTTCCTTATATGCAGCTATTGGCGCAGCGGTAGATAGCGAGACAGACACTCAGCAATTTATGTTACCCTTGCTTATGCCTTTAATTTTGGCCGTGTACGTTGGTTTCTTTACGGTTATCGATAACCCGCATGGTACTGTAAGTCAGGTATTCTCTTACATTCCGTTTACTTCTCCTGTTGTAATGCTTATGCGTATACCGTTTGGTGTTCCGCTATGGCAACAAATTATTTCATTAGTTATTTTATTTGCTACCTTTATTGGCACCGTGTGGTTTGCTGCCAAAATTTACCGTGTTGGGATTTTAATGTACGGTAAGAAGGCAAGTTATAAAGAATTAGCAAAATGGCTTAAATATTAG
- a CDS encoding DUF1853 family protein → MSATFLQNFVKIPVLDLFSNQFPYRSFFLNNAFAEISSVHFPSQQLLGKQAEFLFEHLLKESPEYDILGANIQIQGATETLGEIDYLVFQKSNQSVTHIELACKFYLLDTVLGDSLVEQWIGPNRKDRLSDKLSKLKNKQFPMLYRPETLPNLESLAISAKDIEQKLCLKAFLFLPLQYNSNLLPEAYRICVAGTYLKATEFSNLDPHAQYAFPQKKEWLLPEEAINHWISFKDAIKQIEHVTKEKRSALVYIKVDKLIRKVFVVCW, encoded by the coding sequence ATGAGCGCTACTTTCCTTCAAAATTTTGTGAAAATTCCGGTGTTAGATTTGTTTTCTAACCAATTTCCGTATCGTTCGTTTTTTCTTAATAACGCTTTCGCGGAAATTTCCTCAGTTCACTTTCCGTCGCAACAATTACTGGGTAAACAAGCCGAATTTCTCTTTGAGCATCTTTTGAAGGAATCGCCCGAATATGATATTTTAGGAGCAAACATACAGATTCAAGGTGCTACAGAAACCTTGGGTGAAATAGACTATCTCGTATTTCAAAAGTCCAACCAAAGCGTCACACATATTGAGTTAGCTTGTAAGTTTTATTTGTTAGACACTGTGCTTGGCGATAGTTTGGTAGAACAATGGATAGGTCCTAACCGAAAGGATAGGTTATCAGACAAGCTTTCAAAATTGAAGAATAAACAGTTTCCTATGCTATATCGTCCAGAAACACTACCTAATCTGGAAAGCTTAGCTATTTCAGCAAAAGACATCGAACAAAAACTCTGTTTAAAAGCATTTTTATTTCTTCCACTGCAGTATAACAGTAATCTATTACCTGAAGCTTATCGTATCTGTGTTGCAGGCACGTATCTTAAAGCTACAGAATTTAGTAACCTAGACCCCCATGCCCAGTATGCTTTTCCGCAGAAAAAAGAATGGCTACTACCCGAAGAAGCAATTAATCATTGGATTTCATTTAAAGATGCAATTAAGCAAATTGAGCATGTCACGAAAGAAAAGCGGTCGGCTTTGGTTTACATCAAGGTAGATAAATTGATACGAAAGGTATTTGTGGTATGTTGGTAA
- a CDS encoding sigma-54-dependent transcriptional regulator, whose product MSRILIIEDEAAIRRVLVKILTEENEGYQVTEAEDGLAGIEIIKKEDFDLVLCDIKMPKMDGVEVLEAIKKIKPETPIVMISGHGDLDTAVNTMRLGAFDYISKPPDLNRLLNTVRIALDRKELVVENTRLKKKVGKNYEMVGESDAIQQIKEMIEKVAPTEARVLITGPNGTGKELVAHWLHQKSDRSKGPMIEVNCAAIPSELIESELFGHVKGAFTSANKDRAGKFEAANGGTIFLDEVGDMSLSAQAKVLRALQENKVQRVGSDKDIKVNVRVLAATNKDLMKEISEGNFREDLYHRLAVILVKVPALNDRRDDIPILVDYFTKKIAGEHGTAQKKFSDNALKKLKEYDWTGNIRELRNVVERLIILGGAEVSEEDVKLFATK is encoded by the coding sequence ATGTCTAGAATACTTATAATTGAAGACGAAGCGGCTATTAGGCGTGTATTGGTAAAAATTCTAACTGAAGAAAATGAAGGGTACCAAGTAACCGAAGCCGAAGACGGCCTAGCTGGTATTGAAATCATCAAGAAAGAAGATTTCGATTTGGTACTTTGCGATATTAAAATGCCTAAAATGGACGGTGTTGAAGTGCTCGAAGCCATAAAAAAAATCAAACCAGAAACCCCAATAGTAATGATTTCTGGACACGGCGATTTAGATACTGCCGTAAATACAATGCGCTTAGGGGCCTTTGACTATATTTCAAAACCACCAGATTTAAACAGACTGCTCAATACAGTTCGTATTGCTCTAGACAGAAAAGAACTGGTTGTAGAAAATACCCGTCTTAAGAAAAAGGTAGGTAAAAATTATGAAATGGTTGGGGAGAGTGATGCTATTCAACAAATAAAAGAAATGATTGAAAAGGTAGCGCCCACAGAAGCCCGTGTGCTTATTACTGGCCCTAATGGAACAGGAAAAGAACTCGTGGCGCATTGGTTACACCAAAAAAGTGACCGTTCTAAAGGACCAATGATAGAGGTAAATTGCGCGGCAATACCAAGCGAATTAATTGAAAGTGAATTGTTTGGTCACGTAAAAGGAGCTTTTACTTCTGCAAATAAAGATAGAGCTGGTAAGTTTGAAGCTGCTAATGGAGGTACCATTTTCTTAGATGAAGTAGGAGACATGAGTTTATCTGCACAAGCCAAAGTGTTACGTGCATTACAAGAGAATAAAGTTCAGCGTGTGGGTAGTGATAAAGATATTAAAGTGAATGTTCGGGTACTTGCAGCAACCAATAAAGACCTTATGAAGGAGATTTCAGAAGGAAATTTTAGAGAAGATTTATACCATCGTTTGGCAGTAATCTTGGTAAAAGTACCTGCACTAAACGATCGTAGAGATGACATCCCAATACTGGTAGATTATTTCACTAAAAAAATTGCCGGTGAACATGGTACTGCACAAAAGAAGTTTTCTGACAATGCTCTTAAAAAATTGAAAGAATACGATTGGACGGGGAACATTAGAGAATTACGTAACGTAGTAGAAAGACTTATCATTTTAGGCGGCGCCGAAGTGAGTGAAGAAGATGTGAAATTATTTGCAACAAAATAA
- a CDS encoding MATE family efflux transporter → MLRQYTKEFKYNIRLATPVILGMLGHTVVQLVDNIMVGQLGTAELAAVSLGNSFMFIAMSLGIGFSTAITPLVAEADGENNFDAGKSSFKHGLFLCSVLGVLLFLMVFAAKPIMYAMSQPPEVVDLAMPYLNLVAVSLIPLVIFQAFKQFSDGMSLTRYPMYATIAANVVNIVLNYIFIFGKFGMPELGVVGAAIGTLASRVIMVLYLWYVLSKHYKARDYVLNIKIFTLSKQMLKKLINLGFPSALQMFFEVAIFTAAIWLSGILGKNPQAANQIALNLSSMTFMVAMGFSVAAMIRVGNQKGLQRFIELRRIALSIFLLSTILAVVFAIVFVLFHEVFPKLYLDFDNELEFADNFEVASIAAKLLIIAAIFQISDTVQVVALGVLRGIQDVKIPTVITFIAYWLIGFPISYYLSMHTEYASAGIWIGLLAGLTASSIMLYIRFHILSKKLVVQSNTG, encoded by the coding sequence TTGCTTCGCCAATATACTAAAGAGTTTAAATACAACATTCGGTTAGCCACACCTGTTATTTTGGGTATGTTGGGGCATACCGTGGTGCAATTAGTAGATAACATTATGGTGGGGCAGCTAGGTACCGCAGAACTGGCAGCCGTTTCATTAGGAAATAGTTTTATGTTTATTGCTATGAGCTTGGGCATTGGTTTTTCTACAGCAATTACGCCATTAGTAGCCGAAGCAGATGGTGAAAATAACTTTGACGCGGGTAAATCATCGTTTAAACATGGCCTATTTTTATGCAGCGTTTTAGGCGTCTTGCTTTTCTTGATGGTATTTGCCGCAAAGCCAATTATGTATGCTATGAGTCAACCCCCTGAAGTGGTAGACCTTGCCATGCCGTACCTCAATTTAGTGGCTGTATCGTTAATTCCACTAGTTATTTTCCAGGCATTTAAGCAGTTTAGTGATGGAATGTCTTTAACCCGCTACCCCATGTATGCAACAATTGCAGCCAATGTGGTTAATATCGTTTTAAACTACATTTTTATCTTCGGAAAGTTCGGAATGCCCGAATTAGGGGTTGTAGGGGCAGCTATTGGCACTTTAGCATCTCGTGTTATTATGGTATTATACCTATGGTATGTGCTCTCTAAGCACTATAAGGCGCGCGATTACGTGCTAAACATTAAAATATTTACCCTCTCAAAGCAAATGTTGAAGAAATTAATCAATCTCGGATTTCCATCTGCATTACAAATGTTTTTTGAAGTGGCAATTTTTACTGCGGCCATTTGGTTGTCGGGTATTTTAGGTAAGAATCCGCAGGCGGCCAACCAGATTGCTCTTAATTTGTCTTCTATGACTTTTATGGTGGCTATGGGCTTTAGTGTGGCGGCAATGATTAGGGTGGGGAATCAAAAAGGGTTACAACGATTTATAGAACTTAGACGTATTGCACTTTCAATATTTTTACTTTCAACTATTCTCGCTGTGGTGTTTGCTATAGTCTTTGTATTATTTCATGAGGTGTTTCCTAAGCTTTATTTAGACTTTGATAACGAACTAGAATTTGCAGATAATTTTGAGGTGGCAAGTATTGCTGCCAAATTATTAATTATTGCCGCCATCTTCCAGATTAGTGATACAGTACAAGTGGTGGCTTTGGGTGTATTACGGGGCATACAGGATGTAAAAATACCAACGGTAATTACGTTCATTGCCTACTGGCTTATTGGGTTTCCAATTTCGTATTATTTAAGCATGCATACCGAGTACGCCAGCGCTGGCATTTGGATTGGGTTATTGGCAGGACTTACTGCTTCTAGTATAATGCTGTATATTAGGTTTCATATCTTGTCAAAAAAGCTAGTTGTTCAGTCTAATACAGGTTAA
- a CDS encoding M20/M25/M40 family metallo-hydrolase gives MKKYTVLLSLYVLCFSFSNAQKVNQADSTQLRNIYDMALLNGKSYDWLDYLSNEIGGRLSGSVQADRAVRYTEAELNELGLDKVWLQPVMVPKWTRGFKEYAYIETAPGRTSIVNICALGGSVATNATGLKAEIIEVQNFEDLERYGREKIEGKIVFYNRPMQANVIQTFEAYGGCVDQRYAGAMEAAKYGAVGIVVRSMNLRQDDFPHTGAMSYGDTPPEQRIPACAISTNDADFLSNALSIKPDLKFYFKQSCKTHEDVESFNVIGEITGSVYPDKYIVVGGHLDSWDLGDGSHDDGAGCVQSMEVLRILKKLNYKPKHSIRVVLFMNEENGLRGGRKYAEQAVLNKEKHIFALESDAGGFTPRGFSFDTDDANFAQIESWKPLFKPYLIHYFEKGGSGADIGPLKDGTIVLAGLRPDSQRYFDYHHAENDTFDAVNKRELELGGATMTSLIYLIDKYGIKNDMTDVKK, from the coding sequence ATGAAAAAATACACAGTACTTTTAAGTTTATACGTTCTTTGCTTCTCGTTTAGCAACGCTCAAAAGGTGAATCAGGCAGATTCTACCCAACTTCGAAATATCTACGACATGGCTTTGCTTAACGGAAAAAGCTACGATTGGTTAGATTACCTGTCTAATGAAATTGGAGGAAGACTTTCTGGATCTGTACAAGCAGATCGCGCCGTTCGATATACAGAAGCTGAGCTAAACGAACTCGGACTAGATAAAGTTTGGTTGCAACCTGTAATGGTGCCTAAATGGACCCGCGGATTCAAAGAGTATGCCTACATTGAAACAGCACCAGGTAGAACATCTATTGTCAATATTTGTGCCTTAGGTGGCTCTGTTGCAACAAATGCCACGGGCCTAAAAGCCGAAATAATAGAAGTTCAAAATTTTGAAGATTTAGAACGCTACGGTAGAGAAAAAATTGAAGGAAAAATAGTTTTTTATAACAGACCCATGCAGGCCAACGTAATACAGACATTTGAGGCTTATGGAGGTTGTGTAGATCAGCGATACGCCGGCGCTATGGAAGCTGCAAAATACGGTGCCGTAGGTATTGTAGTGCGTTCAATGAATTTAAGACAAGACGATTTTCCACATACAGGCGCCATGAGTTACGGCGATACACCACCAGAACAACGTATACCTGCTTGTGCCATTAGTACGAACGACGCCGATTTTTTAAGCAATGCACTTTCTATAAAACCTGATCTGAAATTTTACTTTAAACAAAGCTGTAAGACGCATGAAGACGTAGAGTCTTTTAATGTTATTGGTGAAATTACCGGTTCGGTATATCCAGATAAATATATTGTAGTAGGAGGTCATTTAGATTCTTGGGACCTTGGCGATGGTTCTCACGATGACGGCGCAGGCTGTGTACAATCTATGGAAGTATTACGTATACTAAAAAAGTTAAATTATAAACCTAAGCATAGCATTCGGGTAGTACTTTTTATGAATGAAGAAAACGGACTTCGCGGGGGAAGAAAATATGCTGAACAAGCCGTTCTAAATAAAGAGAAGCATATTTTTGCGCTAGAAAGTGATGCCGGCGGATTTACACCGCGCGGATTTTCATTTGATACAGATGATGCTAATTTTGCTCAAATTGAAAGCTGGAAACCTCTGTTTAAACCCTACCTTATTCATTATTTTGAAAAAGGAGGTAGCGGCGCAGATATTGGTCCGTTAAAAGATGGCACTATTGTGCTTGCAGGATTACGCCCAGATTCACAACGCTATTTTGATTACCACCATGCTGAAAACGATACGTTTGATGCTGTAAACAAGCGAGAACTAGAACTTGGAGGAGCAACCATGACAAGCCTAATCTATCTTATAGATAAGTACGGTATTAAAAACGATATGACCGACGTAAAGAAGTAA
- a CDS encoding mechanosensitive ion channel family protein, translating to MFQDTENVTEKIEEVVKEDIWGAIKEFLEWGFHFGKDDKEVHITIGLLLIVTVSFVVSGFILKWIRRLFTRKMEEVDKLKFISVFKFIKYITYIVVVFASLSLAGFNITPFLAASAALLVGLGLALQELFQDIIGGIFIIIDKSLLVGDIIEVDGKVGRVIDIKLRTTRAITRDDKIIIIPNHKFITDTIFNYTQNHKTTRESVAVGVAYGSDTRLVERLLLEALTNQKGVLKSPKPFVLFEDFGDSSLNFRVCFFVNNSFIDPYVKSDIRFTIDTLFRKNNITIPFPQRDVHLFTQPAPSE from the coding sequence ATGTTTCAGGATACAGAAAACGTTACAGAAAAAATTGAAGAAGTAGTAAAAGAAGACATTTGGGGAGCAATTAAGGAGTTTCTTGAGTGGGGTTTTCACTTTGGTAAGGACGACAAAGAAGTGCATATTACCATTGGGTTACTTCTCATTGTTACTGTTTCTTTTGTAGTCTCGGGATTTATTCTAAAATGGATTCGCCGCCTTTTTACACGTAAGATGGAAGAGGTTGATAAACTAAAGTTTATTAGCGTTTTCAAATTCATTAAGTACATCACTTACATTGTAGTTGTTTTTGCCTCACTTAGTTTGGCAGGCTTTAATATAACACCTTTTCTAGCAGCTTCGGCAGCACTTTTAGTTGGTTTAGGACTTGCGCTTCAAGAGCTCTTTCAGGATATAATAGGTGGAATTTTTATAATTATCGATAAGTCTTTATTAGTAGGGGACATCATTGAGGTCGATGGAAAAGTTGGACGCGTAATCGACATTAAATTGCGTACTACAAGAGCAATTACTAGGGATGATAAGATTATTATTATTCCCAACCACAAATTTATAACCGATACCATTTTTAATTATACCCAAAATCATAAAACTACACGAGAATCTGTGGCAGTGGGTGTTGCCTACGGAAGCGATACGCGTTTGGTAGAAAGGTTATTGCTAGAAGCATTAACAAATCAGAAAGGTGTATTAAAATCTCCGAAGCCTTTTGTGCTTTTTGAAGATTTTGGAGATTCGTCACTTAATTTTAGAGTGTGCTTTTTTGTAAACAATAGTTTTATAGACCCCTATGTAAAGAGCGATATTAGATTTACAATAGATACACTTTTCCGTAAAAATAATATCACTATCCCGTTCCCACAGCGCGATGTACACTTATTTACACAGCCAGCGCCTAGTGAGTAA
- a CDS encoding DUF6268 family outer membrane beta-barrel protein, whose amino-acid sequence MNLTSKSHQLLLLLAMVTIPSVSLAQLTDLARVEYTYFPQDDSENSFKRFRAFANVPVQINDDAYIVTGLEYRNVNVSLGDPLPFATTDNERFQNFVLTVGFTDKLESGWRYAIQGEARLASNFQSSIVSDDYVFGGSFYFIKDRTGKKMETPPEKPWRLVLGLNYSTTAGRPFPLPFINYYREFAPKWSFGLGVPKSNIKFEFVKDMKLQGFVTLDGFFANIQENVPIQGTNLVGENISMTTLLSGIGYEWEFMDHLVFYIYGGHTIINDIRLRDSKGNDVYTINDQNNFYGRTGIKLKV is encoded by the coding sequence ATGAATCTAACTTCAAAATCACATCAGTTACTGTTGCTTTTGGCGATGGTGACTATACCTTCAGTTTCATTAGCGCAACTTACAGACCTTGCACGCGTAGAATACACTTACTTTCCTCAAGACGATTCAGAAAACTCTTTTAAGAGATTTCGTGCTTTTGCGAATGTACCTGTGCAGATAAATGATGACGCATATATTGTAACTGGTTTGGAGTATAGAAACGTAAATGTATCTTTGGGAGATCCACTTCCGTTTGCAACAACAGATAATGAACGCTTTCAGAATTTTGTGCTTACGGTTGGCTTTACCGATAAACTAGAAAGTGGTTGGCGTTATGCCATACAAGGAGAAGCCCGATTGGCATCAAATTTTCAAAGTAGCATTGTAAGTGATGACTATGTTTTTGGAGGAAGTTTTTATTTTATAAAAGATAGAACAGGTAAAAAAATGGAGACCCCTCCAGAGAAACCTTGGAGACTTGTATTAGGGCTTAATTATTCTACGACAGCTGGTCGCCCATTTCCACTTCCATTTATAAATTATTACAGAGAGTTCGCACCAAAATGGTCTTTTGGCTTAGGTGTGCCGAAATCTAATATAAAATTTGAATTCGTTAAAGATATGAAGCTACAAGGCTTTGTGACCTTAGACGGATTTTTTGCAAATATTCAAGAAAATGTTCCCATACAAGGAACTAATTTGGTTGGAGAAAATATTTCAATGACTACCTTGTTGTCAGGTATTGGTTATGAATGGGAGTTTATGGATCATTTGGTGTTTTATATTTATGGAGGTCATACTATAATTAACGATATTCGTTTAAGAGATAGCAAGGGTAATGATGTTTACACCATTAATGACCAAAATAATTTCTACGGAAGAACGGGGATAAAACTAAAAGTATAA
- a CDS encoding PPK2 family polyphosphate kinase encodes MKPITISDYKIETQVAITDLQTHEDFNASKKELEKALENTREQLGELQDTLYAHGKYAVLVCLQGMDTAGKDSLIREVFKDFNARGVVVHSFKVPTDLEKKHDYLWRHYIALPARGKFGVFNRTHYENVLVTRVHPAYILGENLPDVQSTEAITETFWDKRFEQINAFEKTIAQNGTLIFKFFLNLSKEEQKNRLLRRLDKPNKRWKFSPGDLKERKLWDTYMSCYQDILNRTSHGHAPWYAIPADNKPAARYIVASLLLQELQKYNDIKEPPLDPEVEASINDYKEQLRNE; translated from the coding sequence ATGAAACCAATTACTATTTCAGATTATAAGATTGAAACGCAAGTAGCAATTACAGATTTGCAAACTCACGAAGATTTCAATGCTTCAAAGAAAGAACTAGAAAAAGCCCTCGAAAATACTAGGGAGCAACTCGGTGAATTACAAGATACGCTCTACGCCCATGGCAAATATGCAGTTTTAGTATGCCTACAGGGAATGGACACGGCAGGAAAAGATAGCTTAATAAGAGAAGTGTTTAAAGATTTTAATGCCCGAGGGGTAGTGGTTCATAGTTTTAAAGTACCTACAGATCTAGAAAAAAAACACGATTATTTATGGAGACATTATATTGCCTTACCCGCAAGAGGTAAATTTGGTGTTTTTAATCGAACGCACTACGAAAATGTACTAGTAACAAGAGTTCATCCAGCTTACATCTTAGGAGAAAACTTACCCGATGTGCAAAGTACAGAGGCAATTACCGAAACATTCTGGGATAAAAGGTTTGAGCAGATTAATGCCTTCGAAAAAACCATCGCCCAAAACGGCACACTTATTTTTAAGTTTTTTCTAAACCTCTCTAAAGAAGAGCAAAAAAACAGACTGTTACGCCGTCTAGATAAACCTAATAAACGCTGGAAATTTTCTCCAGGCGATTTAAAAGAACGTAAACTCTGGGATACATACATGAGCTGTTATCAAGACATTTTAAATAGAACCTCTCATGGTCATGCACCTTGGTATGCAATTCCGGCAGACAATAAACCCGCGGCACGTTACATTGTGGCAAGTCTATTGTTACAAGAATTACAAAAATACAACGATATAAAAGAGCCGCCGTTAGATCCCGAAGTTGAAGCTAGCATTAACGACTATAAAGAACAATTGAGAAACGAATAG
- a CDS encoding YqjF family protein, with product MSFLKAEWRRLAMANYKVDPKVLQPYMPYKTELDFYNNVCYVSLVGFMFKNTKILGVKVPGHVHFEEVNLRFYVRFKDENTWKRGVVFIKEIVPKHAITFVANTLYNEVYETRKMSHTWKEQHNELFTSYRWKNKQDWFSFSVTSEILAQPIALNSETEFITEHYWGYNRTSARKTTEYEVTHPKWNAYNVKSYTIDVDFAKEYGESFRFLNTAEPLSVLLAEGSPITVEGKRIIR from the coding sequence ATGAGCTTCCTAAAAGCAGAATGGCGAAGGTTAGCCATGGCAAACTACAAGGTAGATCCCAAGGTACTGCAACCATATATGCCTTACAAAACGGAACTAGATTTTTATAATAATGTCTGCTATGTTAGTTTGGTTGGCTTTATGTTTAAAAACACCAAAATATTAGGTGTAAAAGTTCCAGGACACGTTCATTTTGAAGAAGTTAATTTACGATTTTATGTACGCTTTAAAGATGAAAATACCTGGAAACGAGGTGTTGTCTTTATAAAAGAAATTGTGCCTAAACACGCCATAACATTTGTTGCCAATACACTTTACAACGAAGTGTACGAAACTAGAAAGATGTCTCATACGTGGAAAGAACAACATAACGAGTTGTTCACATCGTATCGTTGGAAAAATAAACAAGATTGGTTTTCTTTTTCTGTTACTTCGGAAATTCTAGCACAACCCATAGCGCTTAATTCTGAAACTGAATTTATTACAGAACATTATTGGGGATATAATAGAACGTCAGCAAGGAAGACCACAGAATACGAAGTTACCCACCCCAAATGGAACGCCTACAACGTAAAAAGTTACACCATTGATGTAGACTTTGCGAAGGAGTATGGAGAAAGCTTTCGGTTTTTAAATACTGCAGAACCTCTCTCGGTACTGCTGGCAGAAGGTTCGCCAATTACAGTGGAAGGTAAACGAATAATCCGTTAA